One window of Azospirillum sp. TSH58 genomic DNA carries:
- a CDS encoding molybdenum storage protein subunit alpha, whose amino-acid sequence MSDTQHKKHANSIKHVASPLARQTLLDGSLTAPVAGVRPIRLLPWLQVVKIGGRSIMDRGHEAILPIVEEIRSILPEHRLLILTGAGIRARHLYSVGLDLGLPVGSLAPLAATEAGQNGHILAALLSPDGVSYVEHGTIANQLAVHLSAARAVVGSAFPPYHHHEFPGSRIPQHRADTGAFLLADALGAAGLTIVEDVDGIHTADPNGPEGGTAELLRETTAAELAKQGGTLPLDGALLEVMANARHLERVQVVNGLVPGRLTAALRGGHVGTIIHTGARPL is encoded by the coding sequence ATGTCCGACACCCAGCACAAGAAGCATGCCAACAGCATCAAGCATGTGGCCTCGCCGCTCGCCCGCCAGACCCTTCTCGACGGCAGCCTGACCGCCCCGGTCGCCGGCGTCCGCCCGATCCGCCTGCTGCCCTGGCTCCAGGTCGTGAAGATCGGCGGGCGGTCGATCATGGACCGCGGCCATGAGGCGATCCTGCCGATCGTCGAGGAGATCCGGAGCATCCTGCCGGAACACCGGCTGCTGATCCTGACCGGCGCCGGCATCCGCGCCCGCCATCTCTACAGCGTCGGGCTGGATCTCGGCCTGCCGGTCGGCTCGCTCGCCCCGCTCGCCGCGACCGAGGCCGGGCAGAACGGCCACATCCTGGCCGCGCTGCTCTCGCCCGACGGCGTGTCCTACGTCGAGCACGGGACCATCGCGAACCAGCTCGCGGTCCATCTCTCCGCCGCCCGCGCGGTGGTGGGCAGCGCCTTCCCGCCCTACCACCACCATGAGTTCCCCGGCTCGCGCATCCCGCAGCACCGGGCCGACACCGGCGCCTTCCTGCTGGCCGACGCGCTGGGCGCCGCCGGGCTGACCATCGTGGAGGATGTGGACGGCATCCACACCGCCGATCCGAACGGCCCCGAGGGTGGCACGGCGGAGCTGCTGCGCGAGACCACCGCCGCCGAGCTGGCCAAGCAGGGCGGCACGCTGCCGCTGGACGGCGCGCTGCTGGAGGTGATGGCGAACGCCCGCCACCTGGAGCGCGTGCAGGTCGTCAACGGGCTGGTTCCGGGGCGCCTCACCGCGGCGCTGCGCGGCGGGCATGTCGGCACCATCATCCACACGGGTGCCCGGCCGCTCTGA